From Nicotiana tabacum cultivar K326 chromosome 20, ASM71507v2, whole genome shotgun sequence, one genomic window encodes:
- the LOC142174514 gene encoding uncharacterized protein LOC142174514 has product MCIVSDSHDAIWKATSIVYPEVPHCACMFHLWNNIKTNFRKSQKQIKEVYFALARAYTVEEFNRHMAELEAIDSRVKTYLMDIGYDKWSRAHSKANRTMTMTSNIAKSVNAANKHARDLPVVNFLDFMTILIQKWNYTNQKDAVESFMKIGAKYEKILADNTILSQMMTVLPSTEFLHLVIDGQTRNVVCLHERNCTCGRFQLDDIPCPHAMTVIQKFHMDSYKYCSDYYSIDYLLKTYEIPVNPLPDETTWQIPEHVSSQVVLPPKGKIKLGRPKKKRGIGGWEGNTVTCALCGRKGHNRRTCRNIPKRD; this is encoded by the exons ATGTGCATTGTATCAGACAGTCATGATGCTATATGGAAAGCAACTTCAATTGTCTATCCAGAAGTCCCTCATTGTGCATGTATGTTCCATTTGTGGAACAACATAAAGACAAACTTCAGGAAGAGccaaaaacaaatcaaagaagTATATTTTGCTTTAGCAAGAGCATACACTGTTGAAGAATTCAACAGGCATATGGCAGAGTTAGAAGCTATTGATAGTAGAGTGAAAACATACCTGATGGATATTGGATATGATAAATGGTCCCGGGCGCATTCCAAGGCAAATAGAACCATGACCATGACATCGAATATTGCGAAATCAGTAAATGCAGCAAACAAGCACGCAAGAGACCTCCCAGTTGTAAATTTTCTTGACTTTATGACAATATTGATTCAAAAATGGAATTACACCAATCAGAAGGATGCAGTGGAATCATTTATGAAGATTGGTGCAAAGTATGAAAAAATATTGGCAGATAATACTATCTTATCACAGATGATGACG GTATTGCCATCAACTGAATTCTTACATTTAGTAATTGATGGCCAAACAAGAAATGTGGTGTGCCTACATGAAAGAAACTGCACTTGTGGGAGGTTTCAGCTAGACGATATTCCATGTCCACATGCAATGACAGTTATACAAAAATTCCATATGGATTCATACAAGTATTGCTCGGATTATTACAGCATAGACTACTTGCTGAAAACATATGAGATACCAGTAAATCCATTGCCTGATGAAACAACGTGGCAAATTCCAGAACATGTCTCTTCGCAGGTGGTACTGCcaccaaaaggaaaaatcaaactAGGAAGACCTAAAAAGAAGAGAGGCATAGGAGGCTGGGAAGGAAATACAGTTACATGTGCACTATGCGGGAGAAAAGGACACAACCGGAGAACATGCCGAAATATTCCAAAGAGAGATTGA